The DNA segment TggtccaatatttatgaaatttaatcaatatgttttctttgatgAAATCAATGAGTGGTTGAAACTGTGTCACATGGAGTCATGAATTAGGTCGTTAGGTCAAATCTTCAAGAAAACTTGTAAACAAACAGAGGTAATATATCTGCTcgaatcttcatgaaacttattCAAAACTTGTCTCAATGAAATCTTGGCTTAGTTTGAAAGTAGGTCACAtagggtcaaaaacaaggtcacttGGCCCAATCTCAGAAAAACCTTGGGAATACTTTAGAGTCTATATTTTTGGTCCAATCTTCATGTAATCAGATTGTTTGCCTTGATAAAATAGGTGATAAGTTTGAAACTTGGTAACGTGGTGTCAAAATCAAggttactaggtcaaatctaaatactacattacatacaatattcttttatttcaaacagttgcttACAAACTCATATCTTATATCCAATGTTCATATCCCTATCAATCTGCAGTCGTATGGTATGTTTcggttggaatatttcaccaacaagTCATTTTCATGCCATCAACTGTGCCTAagttggcgggggatatcaattcaacaaattcACTTGCTAACATTAATACCGACTTACAAATATATGGCTTATGAGGTGGTACTGCAGATATTTAACATCCATAAACTGATTTTTAGGGAGCCAGTCAGTCATGtttattgtacaaaaaaaatcattctaaTGCCAATGTAAACTTGACCGCCATATACATTGTACAACAGTCAGAGTGATAGAAAAAAACGTAGaatgcatatttgaaaaaaaacaacaacactgtatTTCCCAGAAAGATGTAGCAGCTCGCATGATCGTCAATGGAGAATGGAATCATCCCGCTGCGACACGGAAGTTTGCCCGGGGCTCTGCGGTTACCAAGGAGATACGAGAACTGCACACGAAAAATGTCGCCAGTATCAAAGCGGAACTCATCCATTGCGCCTGCGTCGAACGAAAACGAGACTGAGCGTATGCATGACCTGATGCAGGCAATCATGTGGGTTAAGCAGGAACTGGTAGGTGACTGTTCTTGCAGACAATTTATACAGTATGTCGCATCTGTTATACGTACAGTTGTAACCCGTTGGCTCCaactcgcttgactcgaatacctcgttggctcgaactttctATAAAGGaacgatttctttatactgaaagAAAGCATTCCAGCTTGACCCGAATGTTGCGAATctcgaggtattttcgatgGTCCCTgtgaattcgagccaacgagtttcgactgtattataAGATATATAACTTTCTCTCTCGACAGCAACTATAtacaatgacatttatatttcatccAATCCTGTAAGTTATATCATCAGGAATCGTTCAAAACAAGTGAAACagtattaaattgtttataagcAAAAAACGCATACCACTTTCATAACTGAACGAGTTCTTTAAGATTCATTATTTGTTTGCCTTAAATGCATGAGAAAATTGCGTTTAATGTGATCGTTAAGTGGCTTCCCGGTGACAGGTAATATTAGATAAGCATATATCCTAACTAACAGTAATTAAATATGCATCAATGCTATTTGAAActcaaattaaaaattatgtttgtaccGATAgcatttaaaattcaataactTCAACGAGCTATGTGAAATAATGATGTTCTCTTTCATGggaacaaaataaagtttaatggCCATAATAAAATGTGTACCATTTTACACCATTGTAACTTGAGCCCTTTCATGAATCTATTAGAAAAGGGAATGTGGTAATTTAgtcttttatatacaaataattattaagtatgtaaaACCGTTGGGAAATGGAGCAACAGATGGTTATTTCACTTACTTGCTTAGGCGgctattataagttacggggttagtaggtgacccgatacgGGACTaacgtaacgtatatatcacgtcgacaacctgtttacatgtttgaatggttcatttattcatcaaaatcgaaaaaaaagACGCAAGATATAAATTTGGCGACCAATTATAGACAAATATGGgttcaccgcgtgaccagtcctggttgtgtcatttatgttggaggcgtgatataaatacatatcgGTCCAGTCGGCGTTTAGTCATGCCTACGGAGACGATGTATGATATTCACATGCAAAAAAGAATTGTTACGATCGTATTCGTGGTTCGACTAGAAACACATGCATATGACCCCTTACGCAATAGAAAGAGCATAAACACATGCTCAACAGTGAAATGgtcatttatgaaaaatgaaaaataaaatgtcactcCCCGTCtccatgttttaaaaaaaaaagataaaattctaacaattaatttatattggccttacATGTTAGGTTAAAGCTGAAATTAATCTctctttttttctcatttattttttacacagaATACAAAACAATTCACATACATTAAAGCATTAATAGCATTTGAACTATTCTCTGTATTCTATGAAATTAATCTTGACCGAACCTACCAGGCAAAGATGTTGCCGTGGACCATATATTTGCACAATGTTGGGGTGTCGTCCACAAGCTAAACAGTTGCATGCGTCAAGGTCAAAGCTGAAGGGTTCATTAaggtcatacatgtataatgtagTTACCATGACCATGACCATGGCTGATCGAGGAACCCCTGTCAATGAATATAAAGtcgaaaaagacaaaaaaaggtAACGCCTGATTCTTGTCGGTTCTGGAGAAAGttgatgtacgtgaagttagcggcctagcggcctagcggcctagcggcctaacggcgtgaagttagcggccaagcggcctagcggcctagcggcgtgaagttagcggcctggcggcctagcggcctagcggcgtgaagttggcggcctagcggcctagcggcctagcggcctaattattttttctatgtccaatcaattgttcatgcgtttttttttaaatcaatgataaatcaaggttttttattcatatagttacatagcggccttaaattgttatctattcagaatatctttttttatcttttattctaaaacaattttaaagaagaaTTTTGAGAAGGATAGGCATgtttacatgctttgaaaagctgactgcttgttcgactttttgaaaaaaaggttgacaatcgcctcagagtgatagtctgtgcataaaaacagttaacgtatcattgttttagaaaacaatgcatgtatacatgctttgaaataggatgccattttaggccgccaggccgccaggccgctaacttcacgccgctaggccgctaggccgctaggccgctgaagtgcccgatcgacttttttggaaaagaattgaaaaacgcttcagagtgataatttgtgcataaaaacagtaaatacatcattgctttagaagaacaggcatgtttaatgctttgaaatagctgactgctttatcgacacttttgaaaaaatcgcttatagcttcaaagtgttaatttgtgcataaaaacagttaatatatcattgttttaaaagaaaatgcatgtaaacatgctttgaaataggaaacaatttcaggccgctaggccgccaggccgctaacttcacgccgctaggcagctaggccgctgaagtgctcgatgaacttttaaaaaaaaataataaaaaacgctttagagtgataatttgtgcataaaaacagtaaatatatcattgttttagaagatcaggcatgtttaatgctttgaaatagctgactgcttaatcgacgcttttaaaaaaaaaatgttgataatcgctaatagcctcaaagtgttaatttgtgcataaaaatagctaagatgtcattgttttagaagaaaatgcatgtattcatgctttgaaataggataccattttaggccgctaggccgctaggccgccaggccgctaacttcacgccgctaggccgctaggccgctgaagtgctcgatcgacttttttggaaaagaattgaaaaacgcttcagagtgataatttgtgcataaaaacagtaaatacatcattgtttcagaagaacaggcatgtttaatgctttgaaatagctgactgcttaatcgacgcttttaaaaaaaaaatgttgataatcgctaatagcttcaaagtgttaatttgtgcataaaaacagttaatatatcattgttttagaagaaaatgcatgtattcatggtttgaaataggaaacaattttaggccgctaggccgctaagccgctaggccgccaggccgctaacttcacgccgctaggctgctaggccgctgaagtgctcgatcgacttttttggaaaagaattgaaaaacgcttcagagtgatattatgtgcatcaaaacagtaaatacatcattgttttagaagaacaggcatgtttaatgctttgaaatagctgactgctttatcgacacttttgaaaaaatcgctaatagcttcaaagtgttaatttgtgcataaaaacatttaatatatcattgttttaaaagaaaatgcatgtatacatggtttgaaataggaaacaattttaggccgctaggccgctaagccgccaggccgctaacttcacgacgctaggccgctgaagtgctcgatcaacttttttgaaaaataaaataaaaaaacgctttagagtgataatttgtgcataaaaacagtaaatacattattgttttagaagatcagccatgtttaatgctttgaaatagttgactgctcaatcgactttttgaaaaaaaaatatgttgattatcgcttatagcttcaaagtgttaatttgtgcatccaaacagttaatatatcattgtttaagaagaaaatgcatgtatacatggtttgaaataggaaacaattttaggccgctaggccgctaggccgccaggccgctaacttcacgccgctaggccgctgaagtgctcgatcgacttttttggaaaagaattgaaaaacgcttcagagtgataatttgtgcataaaaacagtaaatacatcattgttttagaagaataggcatgtttaatgctttgaaatagctgactgctttatcgactttttgaaaaaaaaatatgttgataatcgctaatagcttcaaagtgttaatttgtgcataaaaacagctaatatgtcattgttttagaagaaaatgcatgtatacatggtttgaaataggataccattttaggccgctaggtcgccaggccgccaacttcacgccgctaggccgctaggccgctgaagtgcttgatcgacttttttgaaaaaaagttgaaaaacgcttcagagtgataatttgtgcataaaacagttaattttaaattgttttagaataaaaggtaaagaaaaatattctgaatagataacaatttaaggccgctatgtaactatatgaataaaaaaccttgatttatcattgttttaaaaaaaacgcattaacaattgcttggacatagaaaaaataattaggccgccaggccgctaggccgctaggccgccaacttcacgccgctaggccgctaggccgccaggccgctaacttcacgccgctaggccgctaggccgctaggccgctaacttcacgccgctaggccgctaggccgctaggccgctaacttcacgtacatagaAAGTTGGGTGATATTCTGTTATGGTAAATATGCATTTACATGTACCAGAAAAGATCTTGCATGTTTTAGTGTAAGTGTGTAAGTGCAGATCTTGTATAAGTTATAAGTATGAAATTTAATCATCTATTAGTTTGGCTACACTATTTGACAATAGTATTATATCAACTAGTAAAACAGCTCTCAACAGCTCACGCATCGCCAATGGCATTTATTCGTATACACTTCCATTTTAAATTACTACCTTGTGTAATAGGTTGGTTCATACATATAAAGCATATTATGTATTATCTAAAGCATCCTTGTTCTccttttatgcccccgaaggtgggcatattaaaatcacaccgtccgtccgtctgcccgtccgtccgtccgtccgtccgtgtgtccggctcaataactcgtgtccgggctataactttcccttgtatggacagattttaagataacttgccacatgtgttccacaaaccaagatgacgtgtcgcgtgcaagacccgtgtccctacctctaaggtcaaggtcacacttagtgtttattcacaaaggagtgctgcatataggacatagagtataggttgtcgtgtccgggctttaactttcccttgtatggaccgattttgaaaaaaacttgccacatgtgttccacataccaagacgacgtgtcgcgtgcaagacctgtgtctctacctttaaggtcaaggtcacacttagtgtttattcacaatggagtgctgcatataaggacatagagtataattTGTCGTGTCCGGgatgtaactttcccttgtatggacagattttaaaattacttgccacatgtgttccacataccaagacgacatgtcgcgtgcaagacccatgtccctacctctaaggtcaaggtcacacttagtgtttattcacaatggagtgctgcatataggacatagagtataggttgttgtgtccgggctgtaactttcccttgtatggacagattttaaattaacttgccacatatgttccacataccaagacgacgtgtagcgtgcaagacccgtgtccctagctctaaggtcaaggtcacacttaggtgtttattcataacggagtgctgcatataaggacatagcgtataggttgtcgtgtccaggctgtaactttctcttgtatggacagattttaaaataacttgccacatgtgttccacataccaagacgacgtgtcgcgggcaagacccgtgtccctacctctaaggtcaaggtcacacttagtgtttattcacaaaggagtgctgcatataaggacatagagtataagttgtcgtgtccgggatgtaactttcccttgtatggacagattttaaaattacttgccacatgtgttccacataccaagacgacatgtcgcgtgcaagacccatgtccctacctctaaggttaaggtcacacttagtgtttattcacaatggagtgctgcatataggacatagagtataggttgttgtgtccgggctgtaactttcccttgtatggacatattttaaattaacttgccacatatgttccacataccaagacgacgtgtagcttgcaaaacccgtgtccctagctctaaggtcaaggtcacacttaggtgtttattcataacggagtgctgcatataaggacatagagtataagttgtcgtgtccgggctgtataaaggcaagatcaacttttcatgtactgaccttgttcataggtcaatgtcacattcgggggcattcgtcacatactgtgacagctcttgttatatttataaacaaacctAACATACACAAAgtgtatgtaatatataatatttttacatctgGGAGCTTGTGGTCTCAGTGTAAGGCATAAATGCTTTGTTTCTACGTGGTCAGTTTTATACATAGAATTATGACCCCCGGGTCAAACTTCAATGGGGTCAGTATTCTATCTGTGGGAGATCATTTTCTACTTGTGGGGGTCTTTTTTCTCTACGTGGTGGAGGGTGGTCATTAAATGACCCCCACCCCTCGGCCATTATTCTATGGTTGTCACGGATTAGTAGTATAGTTGGTAATGAAATGGtgcaatattgttttgttttaatatgaagcTTTACTTACAGATATTAATGCGGCAGCACGACATCCTCCTGAAGCGGCAGTTCTGTGATATTCAGGACACAATAAAAAGCCTGTGTAAGTCGCGCCGCTACAAAGGCGCCGTGTGCACGAGTAACACAAGCCTCCAGTCGACCGGGAGTACCGAGTTCGGAATGGACAACTACTCGGTGCGGTCAGCCTCCAGTGTTACTGCCCTTGACGACTCGGGCGAAGATGAGGACGAACATCACGAACTATTGTTCCGTCCGAGAACTTCATCCATGAAAACAACGCGAGATCTCGCCGCTCTCGCGAGAAGGCGGGGCAGCAAGGAACTTATTTAGTTGTGGGTGGCCGCAATTGTTTTAACTGGTAGACGCGTGTCAACGGTTGCAAACGATTATATACCTCAGTACTAAAGTATTCAAATAACAAAGTTGATGTATGAAACATATCATGAT comes from the Mya arenaria isolate MELC-2E11 chromosome 13, ASM2691426v1 genome and includes:
- the LOC128214170 gene encoding uncharacterized protein LOC128214170, with protein sequence MENGIIPLRHGSLPGALRLPRRYENCTRKMSPVSKRNSSIAPASNENETERMHDLMQAIMWVKQELILMRQHDILLKRQFCDIQDTIKSLCKSRRYKGAVCTSNTSLQSTGSTEFGMDNYSVRSASSVTALDDSGEDEDEHHELLFRPRTSSMKTTRDLAALARRRGSKELI